In Oryza sativa Japonica Group chromosome 11, ASM3414082v1, the following are encoded in one genomic region:
- the LOC9270214 gene encoding leucine-rich repeat extensin-like protein 3 codes for MSTAGGGGGGRRVTIRSISCRGVKAFVPFQKPPLYAAVSLAGRREKTSGDPDGGENPDWDAAVFAFDLPAAADGMLQFEVKAQVPLLGSKLVGKVSVPLADLAVAGGDGAAAAPRHVSYQVCAPDGKANGKLSFTFAVTGGGAYQQPQVDHPTPISSSCCAPPPTSTTTTTSGAPYPPPAMASYPPLPSLSATPSASLYPPPPPSSYPPPPPPPPPPPHVTQSFAPNSSYPPPPPPSQYIAGYPPPPPSNFYPPPPAGYPAPSFPSPTSTYPPPPPPESASSQYPPPLPRSAPCCDRSVDRALPSYMSPRPPPPGAPCYPPPAAWLPDQEAAGAPYSLYPQPGTRYL; via the coding sequence ATGtcgaccgccggcggcggcggcggcggccggcgggtcaCCATCAGGTCCATCTCCTGCAGGGGCGTCAAGGCGTTCGTCCCCTTCCAGAAGCCGCCGCTCTACGCCGCCGTgtcgctcgccggccgccgggagAAGACGAGCGGCGACCCCGACGGCGGGGAGAACCCGGACTGggacgccgccgtcttcgccttcgacctccccgccgccgcggatggTATGCTGCAGTTCGAGGTGAAGGCGCAGGTGCCGCTGCTCGGGAGCAAGCTCGTCGGCAAGGTGTCCGTGCCGCTGGcagacctcgccgtcgccggcggcgacggcgcggcggcggcgccgaggcacGTGAGCTACCAGGTGTGCGCCCCCGACggcaaggcgaacggcaagctcaGCTTCACCTTcgccgtcaccggcggcggcgcgtaccAGCAGCCGCAGGTGGATCATCCAACTCCAATCTCCTCCTCTTGCtgcgcgccaccgccgacgtcgacgacgacgacgacgtcgggtGCGCCGTATCCGCCTCCGGCGATGGCAAGCTACCCGCCGCTGCCATCGCTGTCCGCGACACCGTCAGCTTCACTgtacccaccgccgccgccgagcagctaccctcctcctccaccgccgccgccgccgccgcctcacgtGACGCAAAGCTTCGCACCAAACAGCAgctacccgccgccgcctcctccgtcgcagTACATCGCcggctacccgccgccaccaccgagcaACTTctacccgccaccgccggcaggCTACCCGGCGCCCAGTTTCCCCTCTCCGACGAGCACctacccgccaccgccgccgccggagtcaGCCTCATCGCAGTATCCACCACCACTGCCAAGATCGGCGCCATGCTGCGATCGCTCGGTGGACCGTGCGCTGCCGTCGTACATgtcgccgcgtccgccgccgcccggcgcgcCGTGCTACcccccgccggcggcgtggtTGCCGGATCAAGAAGCGGCGGGAGCGCCGTACAGCTTGTACCCCCAACCCGGGACTCGCTACTTGTAG